The following are from one region of the Arachis duranensis cultivar V14167 chromosome 10, aradu.V14167.gnm2.J7QH, whole genome shotgun sequence genome:
- the LOC110276407 gene encoding uncharacterized protein LOC110276407, with protein MEKTGRESASEEEGGAAPPPHSVTPSRVLLAVVPSTHAEKEERNRGGWRRVCCELAAKESRRAVVIVVFIMTCHRRWSQPPLSPFILVVAVAAGLPWSRRRVEREEEEFSSLLCTQSSLLLPIPPLMLPPLSQPPPELLLACCFCLLASRLLLLFLLCSASACDFRELPEPLPPSKLMFG; from the coding sequence ATGGAGAAGACAGGAAGAGAGAGTGCCAGCGAAGAAGAGGGAGGAGCAGCGCCGCCACCGCACTCCGTCACACCCAGCCGCGTCTTGCTCGCCGTCGTGCCATCCACCCACGCCGAGAAGGAAGAGAGAAACAGAGGAGGGTGGCGTCGCGTCTGCTGCGAGCTTGCCGCCAAAGAAAGCCGCCGTGCCGTCGTCATCGTCGTCTTCATCATGACCTGTCACCGTCGCTGGAGCCAGCCGCCTTTGTCGCCGTTCATTCTTGTCGTCGCCGTCGCCGCTGGTCTGCCTTGGAGCCGCCGTCGAGTAGAACGCGAGGAAGAGGAGTTCTCGTCACTGTTGTGCACCCAGTCATCGCTGCTGCTTCCCATCCCGCCGTTGATGCTGCCGCCACTGTCACAACCACCACCCGAGCTACTGTTGGCTTGTTGTTTCTGTTTGTTGGCTTCAAGATTGCTGCTGCTGTTCTTGCTTTGCTCAGCTTCTGCTTGTGATTTCCGTGAGTTGCCGGAGCCTCTCCCGCCATCAAAGCTTATGTTTGGTTAA